One Brassica oleracea var. oleracea cultivar TO1000 chromosome C7, BOL, whole genome shotgun sequence genomic window carries:
- the LOC106305402 gene encoding uncharacterized protein LOC106305402, whose amino-acid sequence MDEIKARRIILLSIIFLFFFSEKVLLGSANEHGSRNLAVVMKQRVRNRGPRDTNTTSAASTMMFPGSFHVGAASSFLLALLL is encoded by the coding sequence ATGGATGAGATCAAAGCCAGACGCATAATACTCCTCTCTATCATATTCCTCTTCTTCTTTTCCGAGAAAGTTCTTTTGGGTTCAGCTAACGAGCATGGGTCAAGGAATCTTGCAGTGGTGATGAAGCAACGGGTGAGAAACAGAGGGCCTCGTGACACTAACACAACGTCCGCAGCTTCTACTATGATGTTCCCAGGGTCCTTCCATGTGGGTGCTGCTTCCTCCTTCCTACTCGCTCTTCTTTTATAG
- the LOC106303410 gene encoding transcription repressor MYB6-like — protein sequence MGRSPCCDKNGVKKGPWTSEEDQKLIDYIRFHGPGNWRTLPKNAGLQRCGKSCRLRWTNYLRPDIKRGRFSFEEEETIIQLHSVMGNKWSAIAARLPGRTDNEIKNHWNTHIRKRLVRSGIDPVTHSPRLDLLDISSLLAALINQPNFSSVATHASSLLHPDVLRLASLLLPPQQPLQDFNPIYAPNLDQNIQTPITTVSSQDSQLQAECTTPVSNNETSSFDPFMKARLEVSHEDVLPPLSESFDLESLMSTPQQNSIEAEANSSSFFDFGFPDNFTLEEFMLN from the exons ATGGGAAGATCACCTTGTTGTGATAAGAATGGAGTGAAGAAGGGACCATGGACGTCTGAGGAGGATCAGAAACTCATCGATTATATTCGATTTCATGGTCCGGGCAATTGGCGTACCCTCCCTAAAAATGCTG GACTCCAAAGGTGTGGAAAAAGCTGTCGTCTTCGTTGGACCAATTATCTAAGACCAGACATCAAGAGAGGAAGATTTTCTTTCGAGGAAGAAGAAACTATCATTCAGCTACACAGTGTTATGGGAAACAA GTGGTCCGCAATAGCAGCTCGTCTACCAGGAAGAACCGATAATGAAATAAAAAACCATTGGAATACTCACATCCGTAAGCGACTTGTAAGGAGTGGCATCGACCCTGTTACTCACTCCCCACGCCTTGATCTTCTTGATATTTCCTCACTTTTAGCGGCACTTATCAATCAACCAAACTTTTCATCAGTAGCAACACATGCATCGTCTCTGCTTCATCCTGATGTATTGAGGTTGGCCTCTCTTCTCTTGCCCCCTCAACAACCTCTCCAAGACTTTAATCCAATTTACGCACCGAACCTAGACCAAAATATTCAAACTCCAATCACAACGGTGTCGTCTCAAGACTCTCAGCTACAAGCCGAGTGTACAACTCCAGTATCAAACAACGAAACTTCATCTTTCGATCCTTTCATGAAAGCAAGACTTGAGGTCAGTCATGAAGATGTATTACCACCTTTGTCAGAGAGTTTTGACTTAGAGTCACTCATGTCAACGCCACAACAAAATAGCATTGAAGCAGAAGCCAACTCCAGCAGTTTCTTCGACTTTGGGTTTCCGGATAATTTTACCCTTGAGGAATTTATGTTAAATTAA
- the LOC106303411 gene encoding diacylglycerol kinase 6 produces the protein MSQASIEKYEALSDFFKKFYIPSYVLSPEAEAVAVPSTPPESPILVFINSKSGGQLGGELILTYRSLLNDKQVFDLNVETPDKVLQRIYLNLERLKHDALACKIKEKLKIIVAGGDGTASWLLGVVCDLELSNPPPIATIPLGTGNNLPFAFGWGKKNPGTDTSSAESFLAQVIKAKEMKIDNWHVLMRMKSPRKGSGDSIELPPSLHAFRRASPSDQANMEGYHTFRGGFWNYFSLGMDAQTSYEFHSQRKLHPENFKNQLVNQSRYLKLACKQGWFCASLLHPFSHNIAQLAQVKICDKSGQWNDLHIPQSIRSIVCLNLPSFSGGLNPWGAPNPKKQYDRSLTLPFVDDGLIEIVGFRNAWHGLVLLAPKGHGTRLAQANRIRFEFKKGAAKHAYMRMDGEPWKQPLPLDDETVILEISHHGQVNMLTTENCMSKSMYESSPKVRFSDDGTEDEPLVANCEEFRKFGAADTFKIPSDAFLPISGG, from the exons ATG TCACAGGCGAGCATTGAAAAATATGAGGCATTATCAGATTTTTTCAAGAAATTTTACATTCCATCGTACGTTCTCTCGCCTGAAGCCGAGGCTGTGGCGGTGCCAAGTACTCCACCTGAGAGCCCGATTCTCGTATTTATCAACTCCAAAAGTGGTGGTCAACTCGGTGGAGAACTCATTCTTACCTACCGTTCTCTTCTCAACGACAAGCAG GTTTTCGATCTTAACGTAGAGACTCCGGATAAGGTGCTACAGAGGATCTATCTTAACCTAGAGAGGCTAAAGCACGATGCTCTGGCTTGCAAGATTAAGGAAAAGTTGAAAATAATT GTTGCAGGGGGGGATGGCACAGCTAGTTGGCTCCTTGGAGTTGTTTGTGATCTTGAGTTATCCAATCCACCTCCAATTGCTACTATCCCCTTGGGTACAGGAAATAACCTTCCATTTGCATTTGGATGG GGTAAGAAAAATCCTGGAACAGATACGTCTTCTGCGGAGTCATTTTTGGCTCAAGTGATTAAGGCCAAAGAGATGAAGATAGACAA TTGGCACGTACTTATGCGGATGAAGTCTCCCAGAAAAGGCTCTGGTGATTCTATCGAGCTACCACCTTCTCTACATGCATTTCGTCGTGCTTCTCCATCAGATCAAGCAAATATG GAAGGTTACCACACATTTCGTGGGGGATTCTGGAATTACTTTAGCTTGG GGATGGATGCTCAAACATCTTATGAGTTTCATTCTCAGAGAAAATTACATCCTGAAAATTTTAAAAATCAGCTAGTCAATCAG AGCAGATATTTAAAGCTTGCTTGCAAACAAGGGTGGTTTTGTGCCTCTCTTCTTCACCCTTTTTCACA TAACATAGCTCAGCTAGCACAAGTTAAGATTTGTGACAAAAGTGGCCAGTGGAACGACCTTCACATTCCCCAAAG CATCAGGTCCATCGTATGTTTGAATCTTCCTAGCTTTTCTGGAGGACTAAATCCTTGGGGAGCACCAAATCCCAAGAAACAATATGAT AGAAGCCTGACTCTACCATTCGTAGATGATGGACTCATCGAAATCGTTGGTTTTAGAAATGCTTGGCATGGTCTTGTTCTCCTCGCTCCAAAGGGTCATGGAACAAGACTTGCTCAG GCAAATCGGATTAGGTTTGAATTTAAGAAAGGTGCAGCCAAGCATGCATACATGAGAATGGATGGAGAGCCTTGGAAACAACCACTGCCTCTTGATGATGAAACTGTCATATTAGAGATTTCACATCATGGTCAGGTGAACATGCTTACAACTGAAAATTGCATGTCCAAAAGCATGTATGAGTCTTCACCCAAAGTCCGGTTTAGCGATGATGGAACTGAAGATGAACCATTAGTGGCTAATTGTGAGGAGTTTAGAAAGTTTGGTGCAGCTGATACATTTAAGATTCCCAGTGATGCTTTTCTTCCTATTTCAGGAGGATAA